The following are encoded together in the Zingiber officinale cultivar Zhangliang chromosome 8A, Zo_v1.1, whole genome shotgun sequence genome:
- the LOC122008029 gene encoding probable aspartyl protease At4g16563, which produces MARSIAPLFLLVLLFWGQFFHVHAARLNSLVFPLSHSLSRSQNANFTILQHLKELSLHSAVRRHNHRHPPERRRQQVSLPLSPGSDYTLSVSVGAPSAPTTVALYMDTGSDIVWFPCSPFECMLCEGKPSYPPLHPPLPPPPASRQVACGSAACSAVHSGLPASDLCAIAACTLDDIETDSCSAPCPRFYYAYGDGSLVARLRCGPLALHGSAAPSAAALRLQNFTFACAHSALAEPVGVAGFGRGPLSLPAQLAALSPSLAARFSYCLVSHSFKQDRLLRPSPLILGRTEPKPSAPDKYPPFVYTPLLHNPKHPYFYSVGLESLSVGPNRIRAPSELRGVDRKGNGGMVVDSGTTFTMLPAETYTSLAYEFDQQMSRAGFQRTADTEERTGLRPCYFFEDRKADQRSVPGLALHFAGNASVALPRRNYFMGFESGRHRVGCLMVMSGAEAAAEEEYGGPAGTLGNFQQQGFEVVYDLEKKRVGFARRRCATLWEEMTRA; this is translated from the coding sequence ATGGCGAGGTCGATAGCTCCCCTGTTTCTGCTGGTCCTCCTGTTCTGGGGCCAGTTCTTCCATGTCCATGCCGCTCGGTTAAATTCCCTCGTCTTCCCCCTCTCACATTCTCTCTCTCGTTCTCAAAATGCGAACTTTACCATCCTCCAGCACCTCAAGGAGTTGTCTCTCCACTCCGCAGTACGCCGCCATAACCACCGACACCCCCCGGAGCGCCGCCGGCAACAGGTGTCCCTCCCTTTGTCCCCAGGCAGCGACTACACGCTCAGTGTGTCCGTCGGCGCGCCATCCGCCCCCACCACCGTCGCACTGTACATGGACACGGGAAGCGATATTGTCTGGTTTCCCTGCTCCCCCTTTGAGTGCATGCTCTGCGAGGGCAAGCCGTCGTACCCTCCGCTCCACCCCCCGCTGCCCCCGCCACCGGCGTCCCGCCAGGTCGCCTGCGGATCCGCCGCCTGCTCCGCCGTCCACTCGGGGCTCCCGGCGTCTGATCTCTGCGCCATCGCCGCATGTACTCTGGACGATATCGAGACGGACTCCTGCTCCGCCCCGTGCCCCCGCTTCTACTACGCCTACGGCGACGGGAGCCTCGTCGCCCGCCTCCGCTGCGGTCCCCTCGCCCTCCACGGCTCCGCCGCTCCCTCCGCCGCGGCGCTCCGCTTGCAGAACTTCACCTTTGCGTGTGCGCACTCCGCGCTGGCGGAGCCCGTCGGCGTAGCGGGCTTCGGCCGCGGCCCGCTTTCTCTGCCTGCCCAGCTAGCGGCTCTTTCGCCCTCCCTCGCCGCCCGCTTCTCCTACTGCCTCGTCTCACACTCCTTCAAGCAAGACCGCCTTCTCCGGCCTAGCCCGCTCATCCTTGGCCGAACCGAGCCGAAGCCATCCGCACCGGACAAATATCCGCCCTTCGTCTACACCCCGCTCCTCCACAACCCCAAACACCCCTACTTCTACTCCGTCGGCCTCGAGTCTCTGTCGGTCGGGCCGAACCGGATTCGGGCGCCTTCCGAATTGAGGGGCGTCGACCGGAAAGGAAACGGCGGGATGGTGGTCGATTCGGGCACCACCTTCACAATGCTTCCGGCGGAGACCTACACGAGCTTGGCGTACGAATTCGACCAGCAGATGAGCCGAGCGGGATTCCAGCGAACCGCAGACACGGAGGAGCGCACCGGGTTGCGGCCATGCTACTTCTTCGAGGATCGGAAGGCAGACCAGCGGAGCGTCCCGGGGCTAGCGCTCCACTTCGCGGGGAACGCGAGCGTGGCGCTGCCGCGGCGAAACTACTTCATGGGGTTCGAGAGCGGCAGACATCGGGTGGGATGCCTGATGGTGATGAGCGGCGCGGAGGCGGCCGCGGAGGAGGAGTATGGGGGGCCGGCGGGGACGCTGGGCAACTTCCAGCAGCAGGGTTTCGAGGTGGTGTACGATCTGGAGAAGAAGCGAGTGGGGTTCGCGCGACGCCGCTGTGCAACGCTGTGGGAGGAGATGACACGTGCCTGA